One part of the Desulfonema ishimotonii genome encodes these proteins:
- a CDS encoding DUF4389 domain-containing protein: MNQVKKLLSVVTDKALRFIIARKNVGVRLVFTLFFTLVCGMLSFAILALAFLQFVCLLITMQQNEAIKGLSHKLTAYTYKVLRYITLTENLRPYPFSPFPSEMEPAEVVDLSAPVPEKDAFTADTDSAPAADADKAEEKAADDATADSEPIIPDHKES, encoded by the coding sequence ATGAATCAGGTCAAAAAATTACTTTCTGTGGTTACGGACAAGGCGCTGCGGTTTATCATTGCGCGTAAGAATGTCGGCGTTCGTCTTGTCTTCACCCTTTTCTTCACTCTGGTATGCGGAATGCTCAGTTTCGCAATTCTGGCACTGGCCTTCCTTCAGTTCGTCTGCCTGCTGATCACCATGCAGCAGAACGAAGCCATCAAAGGCCTGTCTCACAAGCTCACCGCTTACACGTACAAAGTACTCCGCTACATCACGCTGACAGAGAACCTCAGACCGTATCCGTTCTCCCCGTTCCCTTCGGAAATGGAACCGGCCGAAGTGGTTGACCTCTCCGCACCTGTACCGGAAAAGGATGCGTTCACTGCGGACACGGACTCTGCCCCGGCAGCCGATGCCGACAAAGCAGAGGAAAAGGCCGCAGATGACGCCACAGCCGATTCTGAACCGATCATCCCTGATCACAAAGAATCATAG